Proteins from one Panulirus ornatus isolate Po-2019 chromosome 28, ASM3632096v1, whole genome shotgun sequence genomic window:
- the LOC139757740 gene encoding uncharacterized protein, whose product MERRQVATLGVTWLCWMLTISPGLPASPVTYRTKEALKIRQEASEEGSTALMTPSHLKVKTSDIVLLPLGEEGEDCACDVSLGYGQSTVVAEATRTAIGYQGTVYYSAKQDFSGVTLLLSLAELDMELRITNKICLSGPTWKKLYFEAYCALSNHAYMWYLSVHVDSCLLYSEPEGQCNSRTAQGLKLTAHGPSCWRATTQRCSSLTADTEAVSPSVTRFPSYEGDTTQLPPQDGGGDDEARLTSQDCRQVGSQQVTIFLAAGIPVLLLLLLLLLVVFALIRQLRVTSQLRAAGEKSAAVVWSRDRPCEADGHIYEEINSFGAQQQQQQQQQQQQQRGSFHGSENSLYMPFTEVNGLQDTQSLPQHTM is encoded by the exons ATGGAGAGGCGTCAGGTGGCAACGCTTGGGGTCACGTGGCTCTGCTGGATGCTGACCATCTCCCCAGGGTTACCTGCTTCACCCGTCACCTACAGGACAAAAGAGGCGTTGAAGATCCGACAGGAGGCCAGTGAGGAAGGTTCTACTGCCTTGATGACTCCTAGTCACCTCAAAGTGAAGACATCGGACATTGTCTTACTGCCACTCGGCGAGGAGGGAGAAGATTGTGCTTGTGATGTGTCTCTTGGTTACGGTCAGTCGACGGTAGTTGCTGAAGCCACAAGAACTGCTATAGGATATCAGGGAACTGTCTATTACTCGGCTAAGCAAGACTTTAGTGGCGTCACCCTTCTTCTCAGTCTAGCAGAACTGGATATGGAGCTTCGTATTACGAACAAAATATGCTTAAGCGGTCCGACATGGAAGAAATTATACTTCGAGGCTTATTGTGCTCTGAGTAATCATGCCTACATGTGGTACCTTTCCGTTCACGTAGACTCTTGTCTTCTATATTCTGAACCGGAGGGACAGTGCAACTCGCGGACGGCCCAAGGATTGAAGCTCACGGCTCATGGTCCCTCTTGCTGGAGAGCCACAACCCAAAGGTGCTCCTCCCTGACCGCAGACACTGAAGCAGTGTCGCCTTCAGTGACAAGATTCCCTAGTTACGAGGGTGACACGACCCAACTCCCGCCCCAAGACGGTGGAGGAGACGACGAGGCGCGGCTCACGTCCCAAGATTGTCGCCAAGTGGGTAGTCAGCAGGTAACAATATTCCTGGCGGCAGGAatacctgtcctcctcctcctcctcctgctgctcctggtcGTCTTTGCTCTTATCAGACAACTAAGAGTGACGTCACAATTAC GAGCGGCTGGGGAGAAGTCAGCTGCTGTTGTCTGGTCACGTGACCGACCCTGCGAAGCGGACGGCCACATTTACGAAGAAATAAACTCATTTGGAgcgcaacagcagcaacagcaacagcaacagcagcaacagcagcgtgGCTCCTTCCACGGTAGTGAGAACAGCTTATACATGCCTTTCACCGAGGTGAATGGCTTGCAAGACACACAGTCACTTCCTCAGCACACTATGTAA